Proteins from a single region of Drosophila biarmipes strain raj3 chromosome 3R, RU_DBia_V1.1, whole genome shotgun sequence:
- the LOC108031638 gene encoding serine/threonine-protein kinase/endoribonuclease IRE1, with protein MRFCVVILCCVLFLLASGPIASALAEARQADSAEVSSGEDEKADCTDLARDEEALMVFSTLGGGLTAIDPVTSEIRWTIADDPPIVAEPQENVQVPHFLPDPRDGSIYQLGQMGSLKKLPYTIPQLVANAPCRSSDGILYSGKKSDTWYMVDPKTGRREKVMGFGDATMDGKEGEQIGWATSRAIYLGRTQYTVMMYDSLAKNKNAKPWNITFYDYNAVSAPPELAKEYEYIHLTTTTNGQIVTLDRKHGKFLWQRDLSSPVVAAFLLGPDGLLSVPFTTVSDEAYQAILEESKTGNVNTVKLFQSLYVGEHQKGLYALPSLVDKNTPRISTSPPIKLLDGPTGEQSSNQDTDPRTVYIKDVLQEHPGIMLGHYSVPNEGNGNLQLSPTHSSSKGVQSLATIHNYNDGYGLLANNEKNAADIGVQTDPELVEIGIDQRTNGNTINRTKTIILQNSNKVQAFINEWFMEHPSGKVHQILIVIVLGMIALFWYTCSTMRELQKQSENGSKTFAIAQNGSNGSTGSNGSNTSAEDLVDLGNGQVRVGKISFSTNEVLGKGCEGTFVFKGTFEERFVAVKRLLPECFTFADREVALLRESDAHENVVRYFCTEQDRQFRYIAVELCAATLQDYTEGDRSEELQNHIDVWQVLSQASAGLSHLHSLDIVHRDIKPQNVLISLPDAKGKVRVMISDFGLCKKLNFGKTSFSRRSGVTGTDGWIAPEMMRSQRTTTAVDIFSLGCVYYYVLSGGHHAFGDNLKRQANILSHEYNLSKLRTEDDTEVSRIILAEQLISDMIHKDPQSRPPARCIGNHPLFWDEPKMLSFLQDVSDRVEKLQFHAEPLKSLEKNGKIVVLDDWNMHLDPMITDDLRKYRGYMGASVRDLLRALRNKKHHYHELTPAAQQMLGCIPHEFTNYWVDRFPQLISHAYHAFSICSNEPIFKPYYSSGYHFSRPWYFDADDALFPVLMRDPKPLPKIGSPKRTPPPASSQAQQLKQRKGLYNFRKPSDELPIAGVRLQRNLELDGQPLLDPDGKRDVFANFKFRRYSKPGNNRNYNGGHKEAQEKEKYVSWTLPPSTQD; from the exons ATGAGATTCTGCGTTGTGATTTTGTGTTGCGTGTTATTTCTGCTGGCCAGCGGGCCTATTGCATCAGCCCTAGCCGAGGCGCGGCAGGCCGACTCGGCAGAAGTCAGCAGCGGCGAGGATGAGAAGGCG GACTGCACGGACCTGGCCCGCGACGAGGAGGCGCTGATGGTGTTCTCCACCTTGGGCGGCGGACTGACGGCCATCGATCCGGTGACCAGCGAAATACGCTGGACAATAGCAGATG ATCCTCCCATTGTAGCGGAGCCTCAGGAGAACGTCCAGGTCCCACACTTTCTGCCCGATCCTCGGGATGGCAGCATTTACCAGCTGGGCCAGATGGGAAGCCTTAAGAAGCTACCTTATACCATTCCCCAGCTAGTGGCCAATGCCCCCTGCCGTTCCTCCGACGGAATCCTGTACTCCGGCAAGAAGAGCGACACCTGGTACATGGTGGATCCCAAAACGGGTAGACGGGAGAAGGTCATGGGATTCGGAGATGCCACCATGGATGGCAAGGAGGGTGAGCAAATTGGATGGGCCACATCACGGGCCATCTATCTCGGTAGGACTCAGTACACAGTCATGATGTACGACAGCCtggccaaaaacaagaatGCTAAGCCCTGGAATATCACTTTCTACGACTACAATGCTGTGAGTGCTCCCCCAGAGTTGGCCAAGGAATATG AATACATTCATCTGACCACCACCACCAATGGCCAAATAGTAACCCTGGATCGCAAGCATGGTAAATTTCTGTGGCAGAGGGATTTAAGCAGTCCCGTGGTGGCCGCTTTCCTCTTGGGACCTGATGGCCTTCTCAGCGTGCCTTTCACCACAGTTTCCGATGAAGCTTATCAGGCCATTCTCGAGGAGTCAAAGACTGGCAATGTGAATACAGTAAAGCTATT CCAATCACTTTATGTGGGAGAGCACCAAAAGGGCCTGTACGCCCTACCATCGCTGGTGGACAAGAATACTCCTCGGATTTCCACCTCACCACCCATAAAACTGCTCGACGGACCCACAGGGGAGCAGAGCAGCAACCAGGACACCGATCCTCGTACTGTTTACATTAAAGATGTCCTGCAAGAGCACCCAGGCATCATGTTGGGCCACTACAGTGTGCCCAATGAGGGTAATGGCAACCTCCAGCTATCACCAACGCACTCCAGCAGCAAGGGGGTCCAGAGCTTGGCCACCATTCACAACTACAACGATGGCTACGGTCTACTGGCCAACAATGAAAAGAATGCCGCCGACATTGGCGTGCAAACAGATCCGGAGCTGGTCGAAATTGGTATTGATCAGCGGACAAACGGAAACACCATTAACCGGACGAAAACAATTATTCTGCAGAACAGCAATAAGGTGCAGGCCTTTATCAACGAGTGGTTTATGGAGCATCCTAGTGGAAAGGTGCATCAGATTCTGATTGTCATCGTTCTGGGCATGATTGCCCTATTCTGGTACACTTGCAGCACCATGAGGGAGTTGCAAAAGCAGAGCGAGAACGGTTCCAAGACCTTTGCCATAGCCCAGAATGGTTCCAATGGAAGCACAGGCAGCAATGGAAGCAATACCAGTGCCGAGGACCTAGTGGACTTGGGTAATGGACAGGTGCGAGTGGGCAAGATCAGCTTTAGCACAAACGAGGTGCTGGGCAAGGGCTGCGAGGGTACCTTCGTTTTCAAGGGAACGTTCGAGGAGCGTTTCGTAGCTGTCAAACGCCTGCTGCCCGAGTGCTTCACCTTCGCGGACCGCGAGGTGGCTCTTCTGCGGGAATCGGATGCACACGAGAATGTCGTGCGTTACTTCTGCACCGAACAGGATCGCCAGTTCCGCTACATAGCCGTTGAACTGTGTGCTGCCACTCTGCAGGATTACACTGAAGGAGATCGGTCAGAGGAACTGCAAAATCACATCGATGTTTGGCAAGTGTTGAGCCAAGCATCGGCTGGATTGAGTCATCTGCACTCCCTTGATATTGTACATCGCGACATCAAGCCACAGAATGTTCTGATTTCGCTACCAGACGCCAAGGGCAAAGTCCGTGTAATGATATCCGACTTTGGACTTTGCAAGAAGCTAAATTTTGGCAAGACCAGTTTCTCCCGCCGATCGGGTGTGACTGGCACCGATGGATGGATAGCCCCGGAAATGATGCGATCCCAGCGAACG ACAACTGCTGTGGATATATTCTCACTGGGTTGCGTATATTACTATGTGCTGAGTGGTGGTCACCACGCCTTTGGAGACAATCTGAAGCGCCAGGCCAATATACTCTCGCATGAGTACAATCTGTCCAAGCTGCGCACAGAAGACGACACAGAGGTCAGCCGAATT ATACTGGCCGAACAACTAATATCAGACATGATACACAAGGATCCGCAATCGCGCCCGCCAGCTCGCTGTATTGGAAACCATCCACTGTTCTGGGATGAACCCAAGATGCTCTCGTTCCTGCAGGATGTCAGTGATCGTGTGGAAAAGTTACAATTTCACGCCGAGCCACTGAAGTCATTGGAGAAAAACGGAAAAATAGTCGTACTAGACGATTGGAACATGCATCTGGATCCGATGATCACAGATGATTTGAGGAAGTACCGCGGTTACATGGGCGCAAGTGTGAGAGACTTGCTTCGTGCGCTGCGCAACAAGAAGCATCACTATCACGAGCTGACGCCGGCCGCCCAGCAGATGCTGGGTTGCATTCCGCACGAGTTCACCAACTACTGGGTGGACCGCTTCCCGCAGCTCATATCCCATGCCTATCACGCGTTCAGTATTTGCTCAAACGAGCCCATCTTCAAGCCGTACTACAGTTCCGGCTATCACTTTTCACGTCCGTGGTACTTTGACGCGGACGATGCGTTGTTCCCCGTGCTGATGAGAGATCCCAAGCCGCTACCAAAGATTGGTAGTCCGAAGAGGACGCCCCCACCAGCTAGCAGCCAGGCTCAGCAGTTGAAGCAGAGGAAGGGGCTCTACAACTTCCGAAAGCCCAGCGATGAGTTGCCGATTGCCGGAGTCCGGCTGCAACGGAATCTGGAACTAGATGGACAACCACTTCTGGATCCAGACGGCAAGCGCGATGTGTTTGCCAACTTCAAGTTCCGTCGCTACTCGAAGCCGGGAAACAATCGCAACTACAACGGTGGCCACAAGGAGGCGCAGGAAAAGGAGAAGTACGTAAGCTGGACACTACCGCCTTCAACACAGGATTAG
- the LOC108031539 gene encoding rRNA methyltransferase 2, mitochondrial, giving the protein MRIVFTCNSVFKRLLHTEIPGRYAKQQPRNLKGRSKSSQEWLTRQLADPYVEKARMMNYRCRSAFKLMEIDDKYGILRPGDTVLDCGAAPGSWTQVAVERTNANGKQERAPLGAVFSIDLLHFHAVPGATIFGGMDFTSALSQKRLKESLKDRRVNCVLSDMAPNATGVRMLDQESITNLCYEVLRFALAMSAPQAHLVVKVWDNGDVPKLERDMLRFYEKVKRVKPRASRGDSAEHFLVARNFKGTPES; this is encoded by the coding sequence ATGCGGATTGTTTTTACCTgtaattctgtttttaaacGCCTTCTGCACACGGAGATTCCCGGAAGGTATGCCAAGCAGCAGCCGCGGAACCTCAAGGGCCGGAGCAAGAGCTCCCAGGAGTGGCTCACGCGCCAGCTGGCGGATCCCTACGTGGAGAAGGCCCGCATGATGAACTATCGCTGCCGAAGCGCCTTCAAGCTGATGGAGATTGATGACAAGTACGGAATACTGCGGCCCGGGGATACCGTTCTGGACTGCGGGGCCGCTCCTGGTAGCTGGACGCAGGTGGCCGTGGAACGGACCAATGCCAATGGCAAGCAGGAGCGAGCGCCACTGGGAGCCGTCTTTAGCATCGACCTGTTGCATTTCCATGCTGTGCCGGGCGCCACAATCTTCGGCGGCATGGATTTCACCTCCGCCCTGTCACAGAAAAGACTGAAGGAGTCACTAAAGGACAGAAGGGTGAACTGCGTCCTGTCCGACATGGCGCCCAATGCCACTGGCGTAAGGATGTTGGACCAGGAGAGCATCACCAACCTCTGCTACGAGGTGCTCCGCTTCGCCCTGGCCATGTCCGCCCCGCAGGCCCATCTGGTTGTCAAGGTGTGGGACAATGGGGATGTGCCCAAGCTGGAGCGGGATATGCTCAGGTTTTACGAGAAGGTAAAGCGCGTGAAACCGCGCGCCAGTCGGGGAGATTCCGCCGAGCACTTTCTGGTGGCCAGGAACTTTAAGGGAACACCGGAAAGTTAA
- the LOC108031538 gene encoding venom serine carboxypeptidase, with protein sequence MGTATHCAFLIIAAIVAIYGAETGQGERPYRQSFINPYPRFQFYDDGVDPGEPLFLTPLINNASMDKAEVQKRARVTGSQFHGVESYSGYLTVDEGFNSNMFFWYFPAEQEPEYAPVVLWLQGGPGASSLFGLFTENGPLELDEHGKLQKRNYTWSKTHNLIFIDNPVGTGFSFTDQDAGYAKNEKDVGRNLHEAVMQLYELFEWRNSSGFWVTGESYAGKYVPALAYHIHKVQNAIETRVYVPLKGVAIGNGLSDPLHQLKYGDYLYQLGLIDEHGLQSFHDAEAKGAACIEKHDMECAFDVFDSLINGDLTNGSLFSNLTGYNWYYNYLKTHADDGASLGNFLQAGATRRAIHVGNKPFHDLDKENKVELHLKKDVMDSVAPWIAELLAHYTVCIYSGQLDIIVAYPLTRNYLNHLKFPGSDRYKVAPREIWRIDGEVAGYVKHAGHLVEIMVRNAGHMAPHDQPKWLYEMINHLTHYKH encoded by the coding sequence ATGGGAACTGCAACTCATTGCGCATTTCTAATTATCGCGGCTATAGTCGCCATATATGGAGCAGAAACAGGGCAAGGGGAACGCCCCTACCGGCAGAGCTTCATCAATCCGTATCCCCGCTTCCAGTTCTACGACGATGGAGTGGATCCCGGGGAGCCCCTGTTCCTAACGCCCCTGATCAACAACGCCTCCATGGACAAGGCGGAGGTGCAGAAGCGGGCCCGCGTCACGGGTTCCCAGTTTCACGGAGTGGAAAGCTACTCCGGCTACCTGACCGTGGACGAAGGCTTCAACTCCAACATGTTCTTCTGGTACTTCCCCGCCGAGCAGGAGCCCGAGTATGCCCCAGTGGTGCTGTGGCTACAGGGCGGCCCAGGCGCCTCCTCCTTGTTCGGCTTGTTCACGGAGAACGGGCCCCTGGAGCTGGACGAGCACGGAAAACTGCAAAAACGCAACTACACCTGGAGCAAGACGCACAACCTCATCTTCATCGATAATCCCGTCGGAACTGGCTTTAGTTTCACGGATCAGGATGCCGGCTACGCCAAGAATGAGAAGGACGTGGGTCGCAATCTGCACGAGGCTGTGATGCAGCTGTACGAGCTGTTCGAGTGGCGCAACTCTTCGGGATTCTGGGTCACCGGCGAGTCCTATGCTGGAAAGTATGTGCCCGCCCTGGCGTACCACATCCACAAGGTGCAAAATGCCATCGAAACGCGCGTCTATGTGCCGCTGAAGGGCGTGGCCATCGGAAACGGTCTCTCGGACCCACTGCATCAGCTGAAGTACGGAGACTATCTCTACCAGCTGGGCCTGATCGATGAGCATGGCCTGCAGAGCTTCCACGATGCCGAGGCGAAGGGAGCCGCCTGTATTGAGAAGCACGATATGGAGTGCGCCTTCGACGTATTCGATTCTCTCATCAACGGGGACCTCACCAATGGCTCGCTGTTCAGCAACCTAACGGGCTACAACTGGTACTACAACTACTTGAAGACGCACGCTGATGATGGAGCATCCTTGGGTAACTTCCTGCAGGCTGGCGCCACCCGTCGGGCCATTCATGTGGGCAACAAGCCCTTCCACGACCTGGACAAGGAGAACAAGGTGGAGCTTCACTTGAAGAAGGATGTCATGGACAGCGTGGCTCCCTGGATAGCCGAACTGTTAGCCCATTACACAGTGTGCATCTACAGCGGGCAGCTGGACATCATTGTGGCCTATCCGTTGACTCGCAACTACCTGAACCATCTGAAGTTCCCCGGCTCCGACAGGTACAAGGTGGCTCCCCGTGAGATCTGGCGCATCGATGGCGAGGTGGCCGGCTATGTGAAGCACGCCGGACATCTGGTGGAGATTATGGTGCGCAACGCCGGGCATATGGCTCCCCACGATCAGCCCAAGTGGCTGTATGAGATGATCAATCACCTCACTCACTACAAGCACTAG
- the LOC108031540 gene encoding transmembrane protein 256 homolog, with protein MSVADTIEYVTLGNPVSKMVASSASALLRTLGLRPKKVTVQDTNMALVPSVQGYGHPHGSLYSLAGSHYHFVRLAGIGGASAIFMGAYCKYVLKDVSDPKEQVDSQAFADVANRIHFLHSFAMMGMPLAHYPVVTGTLMIAGTMLFSGCMYYRALTGEKRLQPYATVGGFCLMAAWLSLVL; from the exons ATGTCAGTCGCCGACACCATTGAATACGTGACCCTGGGCAATCCTGTCAGCAAGATGGTGGCTTCCTCGGCATCAGCGTTGCTCCGCACCCTG GGTTTGCGTCCCAAGAAGGTTACAGTGCAGGACACGAACATGGCTTTGGTTCCATCCGTTCAAGGCTACGGGCATCCCCATGGCTCGCTGTACTCCCTGGCCGGCAGCCACTACCACTTTGTGCGGCTGGCCGGGATCGGCGGGGCGTCGGCCATCTTTATGGGAGCCTACTGCAAGTACGTCCTGAAGGACGTCAGCGATCCCAAGGAGCAGGTGGACTCACAGGCATTCGCCGATGTGGCCAACCGCATCCACTTCCTGCACTCCTTCGCCATGATGGGCATGCCCCTGGCCCATTATCCTGTGGTA ACTGGGACTTTGATGATTGCGGGCACGATGCTATTCAGCGGCTGCATGTACTACCGCGCTCTGACTGGCGAGAAGAGGCTCCAGCCATACGCGACCGTGGGAGGATTCTGCCTGATGGCCGCGTGGCTGTCGCTGGTCCTGTAG